The Candidatus Hydrogenedentota bacterium genome includes a region encoding these proteins:
- the aceA gene encoding isocitrate lyase: protein MGEHCGLCGFDEQCDPSLLVCPNEAKALEEQWVSDPRWSRIKRPYTAEKVLTLRGSMRVQYTVADEMSRKLWNLLNSEPYVNALGALTGNQAVQMAMAGLKAIYLSGWQVAADANLGDSMYPDQSLYPANSVPAVVRRINRALMRADQVQTIGGRRTFDPWTPIVADAEAGFGGALNAYELMLGMIEAGAAGVHFEDQLASAKKCGHLGGKVLVPTREFITKLIAARLAADVSNVPTVLVARTDADAASLLTSDVDERDRPFLTGLRTEEGFFGIRPGIETAIARGRAYAPFADVIWCETSTPDLGQARRFAEGVLSEHPDVLLAYNCSPSFNWRAKLDLDTIAKFQNELGAMGYKFQFVTLAGFHALNLSMWKLARGYKDRQMAAYSELQEDEFAEEERGYMAVKHQRFVGTGFFDEITNITSQGTSALGALAGSTEEAQFAH from the coding sequence ATGGGCGAGCACTGCGGACTCTGCGGCTTTGACGAGCAGTGCGACCCGTCCCTGCTGGTCTGTCCGAATGAGGCGAAGGCCCTGGAGGAACAGTGGGTTTCAGACCCCCGCTGGTCGCGCATCAAACGCCCCTACACGGCGGAAAAGGTGCTGACCCTGCGCGGGAGCATGCGCGTCCAGTACACCGTCGCCGATGAGATGTCGCGGAAGTTGTGGAATCTGCTGAACAGCGAACCCTATGTGAACGCCCTGGGCGCCCTCACGGGCAACCAGGCGGTCCAGATGGCCATGGCGGGGCTGAAGGCCATCTATCTCAGCGGATGGCAGGTGGCGGCGGACGCAAACCTGGGCGACTCGATGTATCCCGACCAGAGCCTCTACCCGGCGAACAGCGTGCCGGCCGTCGTGCGGCGCATCAACCGCGCCCTGATGCGCGCGGACCAGGTCCAGACGATTGGCGGCAGAAGGACTTTTGACCCCTGGACGCCCATCGTCGCGGACGCCGAGGCGGGCTTCGGCGGCGCGCTCAACGCCTATGAGCTGATGCTCGGCATGATTGAGGCGGGCGCGGCGGGGGTCCATTTCGAGGACCAGCTCGCCTCCGCGAAAAAGTGCGGCCACCTCGGCGGCAAGGTGCTCGTGCCCACACGCGAGTTCATCACCAAGCTCATCGCGGCCCGGCTTGCGGCCGACGTGTCCAATGTCCCCACGGTGCTCGTGGCGCGGACCGACGCCGACGCGGCCTCGCTGCTCACCAGCGACGTGGACGAGCGCGACAGGCCGTTCCTGACCGGACTGCGCACGGAGGAGGGCTTCTTCGGCATCCGTCCCGGCATCGAGACGGCCATCGCGCGGGGCCGGGCCTACGCCCCCTTTGCCGATGTGATTTGGTGCGAAACCAGCACGCCCGACCTGGGGCAGGCCAGGCGCTTCGCCGAGGGGGTGCTCTCGGAGCATCCGGATGTCCTGCTGGCGTACAACTGCTCGCCCTCCTTCAACTGGCGCGCCAAACTGGACCTGGACACCATCGCAAAATTCCAGAACGAGCTCGGCGCCATGGGTTACAAGTTCCAGTTCGTCACCCTGGCCGGATTCCACGCCCTCAACCTTTCCATGTGGAAGCTTGCGCGGGGATACAAGGACCGGCAGATGGCCGCCTACTCGGAACTGCAGGAGGATGAGTTCGCCGAGGAGGAGCGCGGTTACATGGCGGTCAAGCACCAGCG